A stretch of the Candidatus Palauibacter australiensis genome encodes the following:
- the recO gene encoding DNA repair protein RecO: protein MGLVTTRAVVLQTYRYSETSKILRLMTWELGPCSALARGALRPRSRFGGLLEPFVEGEATFYSREGRDLHTLSNFELLRDRRGLDRSIQLFTIASVLCELVMRLAPEHSDAELYRTLTEGLDGLHRRVREKGSAGGLEYVWGVVNALGFRPEIERCIGCRNPIGAAGARFDFEAGGLRCGSCAPLGPELDRGELDALRILVSGGRAESGRANGRQGRWLAEFIRHHVAEGAQLKSLPFLSRLD from the coding sequence GTGGGACTCGTAACGACCCGGGCGGTGGTCCTCCAAACCTACCGGTACAGCGAAACCAGCAAGATCCTGCGCCTGATGACGTGGGAACTCGGGCCCTGCTCCGCGCTGGCCCGCGGGGCGCTGCGCCCTCGAAGCCGCTTCGGCGGCCTGCTGGAACCCTTCGTGGAGGGAGAGGCGACGTTCTACAGCCGGGAGGGACGCGACCTGCATACCCTCTCCAACTTCGAACTCCTCCGTGACCGGAGGGGACTCGACCGTTCGATCCAACTCTTCACGATCGCATCCGTCCTCTGCGAACTCGTGATGCGCCTCGCCCCGGAGCACAGCGATGCGGAGTTGTACCGCACGCTGACGGAGGGGCTCGATGGGCTGCACCGTCGGGTCCGGGAGAAGGGGTCGGCCGGCGGGCTTGAGTACGTGTGGGGTGTGGTCAACGCCTTGGGCTTCCGCCCGGAGATCGAACGTTGCATCGGCTGCCGCAATCCCATCGGGGCGGCGGGCGCGCGCTTCGACTTCGAGGCCGGCGGGCTTCGCTGCGGCTCATGCGCTCCGCTCGGGCCCGAACTCGATCGGGGCGAGCTCGATGCCCTTCGGATCCTCGTGTCCGGCGGGCGGGCGGAAAGCGGCCGCGCGAACGGCCGCCAGGGCCGCTGGCTGGCCGAGTTCATCCGGCACCACGTGGCGGAGGGGGCACAGTTGAAATCGCTTCCTTTCCTGAGTCGGCTGGACTGA
- a CDS encoding MlaD family protein yields MRRSEPITWDQMRVGFVLIVSLVLLALCVLLVGRIGDVFGERYQLVALMESASGLRPGAPVQVAGRGVGQVERVEFIAPEERGDSEAAVAVWLGVNVDVREQIRRGSRARVRTQGLLGDRLIDIEPGSPDSATLVPGDTIGTAPALSYDELLGQAADAVLGLTQLSNDLSATLARVSSGEGSLGRLLVDEALYDGLVDLNDNLAAVLGPIADGEGSLARLLEDPELYDRLVSSSARFDTVTAALAAGEGTLGRLLASDSLYRAVASSAARANSILGRIEVGEGAVGQLIGDETLYEELLKVVVDLNAFLVEVRANPGKFIPPIRVF; encoded by the coding sequence ATGCGACGATCGGAACCGATCACATGGGACCAGATGCGCGTGGGGTTCGTCCTCATCGTCTCTCTCGTCCTTCTCGCGCTATGCGTGCTGCTCGTGGGCCGGATCGGCGATGTGTTCGGCGAGCGCTACCAGCTTGTCGCGCTGATGGAATCCGCTTCGGGGCTCCGCCCCGGGGCCCCCGTCCAGGTGGCCGGGCGGGGTGTCGGCCAGGTCGAGCGGGTGGAGTTCATCGCACCGGAGGAGCGCGGTGACTCGGAAGCGGCGGTCGCGGTCTGGCTCGGGGTCAACGTGGACGTCCGTGAGCAGATCCGGCGCGGTTCGCGAGCCCGCGTGAGGACACAGGGATTGCTCGGCGACCGGCTCATCGACATCGAACCGGGATCGCCCGATTCGGCAACCCTCGTTCCGGGAGACACCATCGGCACGGCGCCGGCGCTGAGCTACGACGAACTCCTCGGCCAAGCGGCGGACGCCGTCCTCGGTCTCACACAGCTGTCGAACGACCTTTCCGCCACGCTGGCCCGCGTTTCGAGCGGCGAGGGTTCGCTTGGGCGCCTGCTCGTTGACGAAGCGCTCTACGACGGCCTCGTCGACCTCAACGACAACCTCGCGGCCGTACTGGGGCCGATCGCGGACGGGGAGGGCTCTCTGGCCCGCCTGCTCGAGGATCCGGAGTTGTACGATCGTCTCGTCTCCTCCAGCGCCCGCTTCGACACGGTGACGGCGGCGCTTGCAGCCGGCGAAGGGACGCTCGGGCGTCTGTTGGCGTCGGACTCCCTGTATCGCGCGGTCGCCTCATCCGCGGCCCGGGCCAATTCCATCCTGGGTCGGATCGAGGTCGGCGAAGGGGCGGTCGGGCAGCTCATCGGCGATGAGACGCTGTACGAAGAGCTTCTCAAGGTCGTCGTGGACCTGAACGCGTTCCTCGTCGAGGTGCGGGCCAACCCCGGCAAGTTCATCCCGCCGATCCGGGTCTTCTAG
- a CDS encoding bifunctional nuclease family protein produces the protein MREVAVASLGLDKTTGAPVVILREKDGERFLPIWIGPGEASAIAMELAGVQFTRPLTHDLFNAVVRGLDSTFVRVLITKVVDNTYYASLVFRREDEFISIDARPSDSIALALRAGVPIHAAESLLEASAFEIDETGVAEGEAPPPGTGPSRAPEEPLSDYLKGLDPEDFGRFEP, from the coding sequence ATGCGGGAGGTCGCCGTGGCCAGCCTCGGACTCGACAAGACGACGGGCGCCCCCGTCGTTATTCTCAGGGAGAAGGACGGCGAGCGTTTCCTCCCGATCTGGATCGGACCCGGCGAGGCTTCGGCCATCGCGATGGAACTCGCCGGAGTGCAGTTCACGCGTCCCCTGACGCACGATCTCTTCAACGCCGTGGTGCGCGGGCTGGACAGCACCTTCGTCCGCGTACTCATCACGAAGGTCGTCGACAACACCTACTACGCGTCGCTCGTGTTCCGGCGAGAAGACGAGTTCATCTCCATCGATGCCCGTCCGAGCGACAGCATCGCGCTGGCACTTCGCGCCGGGGTCCCGATTCATGCGGCGGAGAGCCTCCTTGAGGCGAGCGCGTTCGAGATCGACGAGACCGGAGTGGCCGAGGGAGAGGCGCCGCCTCCCGGGACCGGGCCCTCCCGGGCCCCGGAGGAGCCGCTGAGCGACTACCTCAAGGGGCTGGACCCGGAGGATTTCGGCCGCTTCGAGCCCTAG
- a CDS encoding HPr family phosphocarrier protein encodes MTKQHESAVRIRNRLGLHARPAAEFVKLASRFRAEVRVEKDELEVNGKSIMGVMMLAAEAGASIRIRAMGSDAANAVDSLTELVLSGFSEELAPEADTDGPT; translated from the coding sequence GTGACGAAGCAACACGAATCAGCGGTACGTATTCGGAACCGGCTGGGACTGCACGCCCGGCCGGCCGCGGAGTTCGTTAAGCTGGCGAGCCGGTTCCGTGCCGAGGTGCGGGTCGAGAAGGATGAGCTGGAGGTGAACGGGAAGAGCATCATGGGCGTGATGATGCTCGCGGCCGAGGCCGGCGCCTCCATCCGTATCCGGGCCATGGGGTCCGACGCGGCAAACGCCGTCGATTCGCTCACTGAACTCGTCCTGTCCGGGTTCAGCGAGGAACTCGCTCCGGAAGCGGACACGGACGGGCCGACGTGA
- the ptsP gene encoding phosphoenolpyruvate--protein phosphotransferase: MSEVVHGIGAAPGRALGVVRRLERHEWRPEHRTIPSDAVEPEVERFEEALSWAADRVRDTREQAARSLGEVEAKIFDPQILILSDPDLVAGTIRYIRENFLSAERAFDWRLTELRTAIIDAGHFMVVDRLADLRDIRSRVLARLTGRDEDPLALPNDPGLIAVDDLTPSFAVRLDPELVLGVASGSGSRTSHSTLVARSLGIPAVVGLGADLAKIEDGTTVLLDGGNGRVLIEPTEAEKAAHVRMVRRLSGRPAADLASEPVPLVTADGVRVHLRANIDQPHDVPAARRVGAEGVGLFRSEFLVIGRRVIPSEEEQYEAYCEVVDGFPNQPVTLRTFDIGGDKFPLFLDLPPEDNPYLGWRAIRVCLDRPQLFRNQLRAAIRAGGPEARMRILVPFVICETEILRTKEIVAEVGREVGQTEPVPFGVMVETPALADTLDLVGRHLDFISLGTNDLTQYSLAVDRGNARLQHLSNPMHPALLRSYERIFNTASALDLDISVCGDLAAEPVGLALLLALGYRDFSLAPASIPEVRELVGLLSVAELSELWSRVGRAGSPSGMPGELLARLEDAIPVEPSPLYMS; encoded by the coding sequence GTGAGCGAGGTCGTTCACGGGATCGGGGCCGCGCCGGGGCGTGCACTCGGCGTCGTGCGGCGACTTGAGCGTCACGAGTGGCGGCCGGAGCACCGGACGATCCCCTCCGACGCCGTCGAGCCCGAGGTCGAGCGTTTCGAGGAGGCGCTGTCCTGGGCCGCCGACCGCGTCCGGGACACGCGCGAGCAGGCGGCGCGCTCGCTTGGCGAGGTCGAAGCCAAGATCTTCGACCCGCAGATTCTCATCCTCTCGGATCCGGATCTCGTTGCGGGCACCATCCGCTATATCCGGGAGAATTTCCTCTCCGCGGAGCGCGCCTTCGACTGGCGCCTGACCGAGCTTCGGACGGCGATCATCGATGCGGGGCACTTCATGGTCGTCGACCGGCTGGCCGATCTGCGGGACATTCGGTCTCGCGTCCTCGCGCGGCTCACCGGGCGCGATGAAGATCCGCTCGCCCTTCCGAATGATCCCGGGCTCATCGCCGTTGACGACCTCACACCCAGCTTCGCGGTGCGACTCGACCCGGAACTCGTTCTCGGTGTGGCGAGCGGATCCGGGTCCCGCACCTCGCACAGCACGCTGGTAGCCCGCTCTCTGGGTATTCCGGCAGTCGTCGGACTCGGTGCCGACCTCGCAAAAATCGAAGACGGAACCACCGTTCTCCTCGACGGAGGCAACGGTCGCGTCCTGATCGAGCCCACGGAGGCGGAGAAGGCGGCACACGTGCGGATGGTCCGCCGCCTTTCCGGACGTCCCGCCGCCGACCTCGCCAGCGAACCCGTGCCCCTGGTAACGGCGGACGGGGTCCGTGTCCATCTGCGCGCCAACATCGACCAGCCGCACGATGTGCCCGCAGCCCGGCGCGTGGGTGCCGAGGGGGTCGGGCTCTTCCGGTCCGAATTCCTTGTCATCGGACGGAGGGTGATTCCAAGCGAGGAGGAGCAGTACGAAGCCTACTGCGAGGTCGTGGACGGATTCCCGAACCAGCCCGTGACGCTTCGGACGTTCGATATCGGCGGCGACAAGTTCCCGCTCTTTCTCGACCTCCCTCCGGAGGACAACCCCTACCTGGGCTGGCGCGCCATCCGCGTCTGCCTGGATCGGCCGCAGCTCTTCCGCAACCAGTTGCGCGCCGCCATCCGGGCCGGCGGACCGGAAGCCCGCATGCGGATCCTCGTCCCCTTCGTCATCTGCGAGACCGAGATTCTGCGCACAAAGGAAATCGTGGCGGAAGTCGGCCGCGAGGTGGGCCAGACGGAACCCGTCCCCTTCGGCGTGATGGTGGAGACGCCCGCGCTTGCGGACACCCTCGATCTCGTGGGGCGTCACCTCGATTTCATCAGTCTCGGCACGAACGACCTGACGCAGTACTCGCTCGCCGTGGACCGCGGCAACGCCCGGCTCCAGCACCTCTCGAACCCCATGCACCCCGCACTCCTCCGCAGCTATGAGCGGATCTTCAACACGGCCAGCGCCCTCGACCTCGACATCAGCGTCTGCGGAGATCTTGCCGCGGAACCGGTCGGCCTCGCCCTCCTGCTCGCGCTCGGCTATCGGGATTTCAGTCTCGCGCCCGCGTCGATCCCCGAAGTGAGGGAGCTCGTGGGGCTCCTTTCCGTGGCGGAGTTGTCGGAACTTTGGAGTCGCGTCGGTCGCGCCGGCTCTCCCTCCGGGATGCCGGGGGAACTCCTCGCGCGGCTGGAGGACGCGATTCCGGTGGAGCCGTCGCCGCTGTACATGTCCTGA
- a CDS encoding ATP-binding cassette domain-containing protein, producing MSDRTPPGTPEPGSEAFEAELRDEIRRELETHGGGPGEPEIVELRDVWLSFGDHEVLRGVSLGVARGGTLCILGGSGVGKSTILRLMLRLLLPDRGEVLIEGRDISAVSRPEALALRERMGMVFQGSALFDSLNVFDNVAFPLYEHTGLGDGEVRDRVEEVLSFVDLDPAMVLPLLPSALSGGMRKRVAIARAIVHRPPILLFDEPTSGLDPITTRRIDELILKLRRELHVCVVVVTHDVRSAARIATETALLKDGKIIFSGTPEEMHATEDRYVRAFRG from the coding sequence ATGAGCGACCGCACCCCCCCCGGTACGCCGGAGCCGGGCAGCGAGGCCTTCGAGGCGGAGTTGCGCGACGAGATTCGCCGCGAGCTGGAAACCCACGGAGGCGGGCCCGGGGAGCCCGAAATCGTCGAACTCCGGGACGTGTGGCTCTCGTTCGGTGATCACGAGGTGCTGCGCGGCGTCTCGCTGGGCGTGGCGCGGGGCGGGACGCTCTGCATCCTCGGCGGGTCGGGAGTCGGGAAGTCGACGATCCTGCGCCTCATGCTCCGGCTCCTCCTCCCCGACCGGGGCGAGGTGCTCATCGAGGGACGCGACATCAGCGCGGTTTCGCGGCCGGAAGCGCTGGCCCTGCGGGAACGGATGGGGATGGTGTTCCAGGGATCGGCGCTCTTCGATTCGCTGAACGTGTTCGACAACGTGGCCTTTCCGCTCTACGAGCATACCGGGCTGGGAGATGGTGAAGTCCGGGACCGCGTCGAGGAGGTGCTGTCCTTCGTGGACCTCGACCCGGCGATGGTTCTCCCTCTGCTCCCGTCCGCGCTGTCCGGAGGCATGCGCAAACGCGTCGCCATCGCGCGGGCGATCGTGCACCGTCCCCCCATCCTCCTCTTCGACGAACCGACGAGCGGGCTCGACCCGATCACGACGCGGAGGATCGATGAACTGATCCTGAAGCTGCGGCGGGAACTTCATGTCTGCGTGGTCGTCGTGACCCACGATGTGCGGTCCGCAGCGAGAATCGCGACCGAAACCGCGCTCCTGAAGGACGGGAAGATTATCTTCAGCGGAACTCCGGAGGAGATGCACGCCACGGAAGACCGTTATGTTCGGGCCTTCCGCGGCTAG
- the metK gene encoding methionine adenosyltransferase produces MQPFSSESVTEGHPDKVADQISDAVLDNILAEDDRGRVACETLVTTGLVLVTGEITTAAGIDIAAIAREVLRDIGYTRAEHGIRWDTCSVLTAIDEQSANIAQGVDVGGAGDQGMMFGYATDETPELMPLPIMLAHALTKRLADVRRSGGITWLRPDGKSQVSVEYRDGEPARITTVVVSAQHDGDIAPEEIEAAIKGEVIGPVLPDELYDEDRAQCHINPTGRFEIGGPQGDAGLTGRKIIVDTYGGVGRHGGGAFSGKDPSKVDRSAAYAARWIAKNLVAAQLARRAEVQLAYAIGVDAPVSVMVDTFGTGRRPDDELARRVTEVFDLRPRAIIERLGLRKPIYRRTAAYGHFGREPDGDAFTWERTDRTDALAG; encoded by the coding sequence ATACAACCGTTTTCCTCCGAGTCCGTGACCGAGGGACACCCCGACAAGGTCGCGGACCAGATCTCGGACGCGGTCCTCGACAACATCCTCGCGGAGGATGACCGGGGCCGGGTCGCCTGCGAGACGCTCGTGACGACGGGCCTCGTCCTCGTGACCGGCGAGATCACCACGGCCGCCGGGATCGACATCGCGGCCATCGCCCGGGAAGTGCTGCGCGACATCGGCTACACGCGCGCAGAGCACGGCATCCGGTGGGACACGTGCAGCGTGCTCACCGCGATCGACGAGCAGTCGGCGAACATCGCCCAGGGCGTGGATGTCGGTGGCGCCGGGGATCAGGGGATGATGTTCGGATACGCGACCGACGAGACGCCGGAGTTGATGCCCCTCCCCATCATGCTGGCGCACGCGCTGACGAAACGCCTGGCAGACGTGCGGCGGTCCGGAGGCATCACGTGGCTGCGGCCGGACGGGAAGTCGCAGGTGTCGGTCGAGTACCGGGACGGGGAACCGGCGCGAATCACCACCGTGGTCGTTTCGGCCCAGCACGACGGCGACATCGCGCCGGAGGAAATCGAAGCGGCGATCAAGGGAGAGGTCATCGGGCCCGTGTTGCCGGACGAGCTCTACGACGAGGACCGGGCGCAGTGCCACATCAACCCGACGGGTCGCTTCGAGATCGGCGGACCCCAAGGCGACGCGGGCCTCACGGGGCGGAAGATCATCGTCGACACGTACGGCGGCGTCGGCCGGCACGGCGGCGGCGCCTTTTCGGGGAAAGATCCGTCGAAGGTCGACCGCTCGGCGGCATATGCGGCGCGCTGGATCGCAAAGAACCTCGTCGCGGCGCAACTCGCGCGGCGGGCCGAAGTCCAGCTCGCCTATGCCATCGGGGTCGACGCGCCGGTCAGCGTGATGGTCGACACCTTCGGTACGGGACGCCGGCCGGACGACGAACTCGCCCGCCGGGTGACGGAGGTCTTCGACCTTCGGCCGCGAGCGATCATCGAGCGGCTCGGACTCCGGAAACCGATCTACCGCCGAACCGCCGCCTACGGGCATTTCGGCCGCGAGCCCGACGGCGATGCGTTCACGTGGGAGCGAACCGATCGGACCGATGCTCTCGCCGGCTAG
- the selB gene encoding selenocysteine-specific translation elongation factor: MSDRRGIVIGTAGHVDHGKTALVRALTGVETDRWLEERKRGLTIDLGFARLDLDPGLETGIVDVPGHEDFLKNMLAGATGIDVLLLVVAADEGPMPQTHEHLAIARLLSIGRGVVALTKSDRVDEDWLELASETTRELLDEDPARASWEIVPVSALTGDGIETLRTALRRLTAGIRARSVDDRFRLPIDRSFSIRGTGTVVTGTVWSGSVSVGDTVRVFPGGGSARVRALQVHEDPRRRVTAGRRCAVALVGVAPAAVERGSVLVDPSEWKSSARLGVRVRALGSRDRPLRHGQRLRVYLGTREVMARLQTVDRQPVAPGTTAWAVLALEAPLLARTRDRAILRFYSPVTTVGGIRVAELNPPADWAARTEAWRQILDGAPAEAIAAAVALEGLRGLPIATSSIRLGRRGATLGAAAEEAGCVRIGDRWFATGAVAEAMAAVEENMARLHAADRRAPGVSKEAVRSAMAPVCDLELAETAVRRLLADRRLLESGPRLALPDHAPRLTPREREGRSQLAGTIEAAGLQPPLVTELGKKLRLDRAVLDDLLRLLQESGTTKAVTPELHVASGALETMEARARELLADGAPVPPARFKETFGLSRKYLIPLLEYLDREGVTRRTAEGRVLARPPG; encoded by the coding sequence GTGAGCGATCGCCGCGGGATCGTGATCGGGACCGCCGGCCACGTGGATCACGGCAAGACCGCCCTCGTGCGGGCGTTGACGGGGGTCGAGACGGACCGTTGGCTGGAGGAGCGGAAGCGGGGGCTCACGATAGACCTGGGCTTCGCGCGGCTCGACCTCGATCCCGGCCTGGAGACGGGGATCGTGGATGTCCCGGGGCACGAGGACTTTCTCAAGAACATGCTCGCCGGGGCCACGGGCATCGACGTCCTCCTCCTCGTCGTGGCGGCGGACGAGGGCCCGATGCCGCAGACGCACGAGCACCTGGCGATCGCGCGTCTCCTGAGCATCGGGCGCGGGGTCGTCGCGCTCACGAAGAGCGACCGGGTGGATGAGGACTGGCTCGAACTCGCGAGCGAGACGACCCGGGAACTGCTGGACGAGGACCCCGCCCGAGCGTCATGGGAGATCGTGCCGGTTTCCGCCCTGACAGGCGACGGGATCGAAACTCTGCGAACCGCGCTCCGTCGATTGACGGCGGGGATCCGCGCGCGCAGCGTCGACGACCGCTTTCGTCTCCCGATCGACCGGTCGTTCTCGATCCGGGGCACCGGGACCGTGGTGACCGGCACCGTGTGGAGCGGGTCCGTCAGCGTGGGCGACACCGTGCGCGTCTTCCCGGGGGGCGGCTCGGCCCGCGTGCGTGCGCTCCAGGTGCACGAAGACCCTCGTCGCCGCGTCACCGCCGGCCGCCGGTGCGCCGTCGCGCTCGTCGGCGTCGCGCCGGCCGCGGTGGAGCGGGGCAGCGTACTCGTGGACCCGTCCGAGTGGAAGTCGAGCGCGCGCCTCGGCGTCCGGGTACGAGCGCTCGGGAGTCGCGACCGGCCCCTCCGCCATGGACAGCGTCTGAGGGTTTACCTCGGCACCCGCGAAGTCATGGCCCGACTGCAAACGGTCGATCGGCAGCCCGTCGCACCCGGGACGACCGCCTGGGCCGTGCTTGCCCTTGAGGCGCCGCTCCTCGCAAGGACCCGCGATCGGGCCATCCTCCGCTTCTACTCGCCTGTGACGACGGTCGGCGGGATACGCGTGGCGGAACTGAACCCGCCGGCCGACTGGGCGGCGCGGACGGAGGCCTGGCGGCAGATCCTCGATGGCGCCCCGGCGGAGGCAATCGCCGCGGCCGTAGCGCTGGAGGGTCTGCGCGGGCTCCCCATCGCCACGTCATCCATCAGGCTCGGGCGGCGCGGCGCCACGCTCGGCGCGGCCGCGGAGGAGGCCGGCTGCGTGCGCATCGGCGACCGCTGGTTCGCAACCGGTGCGGTGGCTGAGGCCATGGCGGCGGTGGAGGAGAACATGGCCCGCCTCCACGCCGCGGACCGCCGCGCCCCCGGCGTCTCGAAGGAGGCCGTGCGCTCCGCGATGGCGCCGGTCTGCGACCTCGAACTGGCGGAGACCGCCGTCCGCCGACTCCTCGCTGATCGCCGCCTTCTCGAGAGCGGTCCGCGGCTCGCGCTTCCGGACCACGCGCCCCGCCTCACTCCACGCGAGCGAGAGGGGCGCTCGCAGCTCGCCGGGACGATAGAAGCCGCCGGGCTGCAGCCACCCCTCGTCACGGAATTGGGGAAGAAGTTGCGCCTGGACCGGGCCGTGCTCGACGACCTGCTCCGGTTGCTGCAGGAATCCGGCACGACGAAGGCGGTCACGCCCGAACTGCACGTCGCCTCCGGGGCTCTGGAGACGATGGAGGCGCGAGCGAGAGAGCTTCTCGCCGATGGCGCGCCGGTCCCTCCCGCGCGGTTCAAGGAAACGTTCGGGCTCTCACGGAAGTACCTGATCCCGCTCCTCGAGTACCTGGACCGGGAAGGCGTGACCCGGCGAACCGCGGAGGGGCGAGTCCTCGCCCGGCCCCCCGGCTGA
- a CDS encoding GreA/GreB family elongation factor, producing the protein MIEELQRKIGDEAETLLHELNVILPKEIEKAVAQGDLRENSEYTAALERQGFVRARLDYLARRMSQLGELDIENIPTDRVGFGSRVAVRDLEDDEIESFNLTIGDDVDIETNDISMESPIGRALLGRRKGELVSVRLPAGAREFEVIDFETLHDL; encoded by the coding sequence ATGATCGAAGAACTGCAGCGAAAGATCGGGGACGAAGCGGAGACGCTCCTCCACGAGCTGAACGTCATCCTTCCGAAAGAGATCGAGAAGGCTGTCGCCCAGGGCGATTTGCGGGAGAACTCCGAGTACACCGCCGCCCTGGAGCGGCAGGGCTTCGTGCGCGCACGGCTCGACTATCTGGCACGCCGAATGTCGCAGCTCGGGGAGCTCGATATCGAGAATATCCCGACGGACCGGGTCGGGTTCGGCTCGAGAGTCGCGGTGCGCGACCTGGAGGACGACGAGATCGAGTCCTTCAACCTCACGATCGGTGACGACGTCGACATCGAAACCAACGACATCTCGATGGAATCGCCCATCGGCCGGGCGCTCCTCGGGCGAAGGAAGGGCGAACTCGTGAGCGTGAGGCTCCCCGCCGGCGCGCGCGAGTTCGAGGTCATCGATTTCGAGACGCTCCACGACCTTTAG
- a CDS encoding PTS system mannose/fructose/sorbose family transporter subunit IID — MRPRRRDFARAILRSFSIQGSWNDRTMTGPGLAHALAPLLARIHADDPAAFRQAVQRHSLAFNAHPYLAPVAIGALARLEFDGDDADTLSRFRSALRAPLGALGDGVAWAGWRPFCTSAAAIGFVLGLDALFTAGAFLVVYNAGHLALRIWGLRCGWRSGRAVASALKRAPLRRMERALVLTNQVLIGALATLLIGQLPGTGHVPWRDGGAVIVALMGYLVPRHISAVAMASLLAACAVWLL, encoded by the coding sequence GTGAGGCCGCGTCGGAGGGATTTTGCACGCGCCATCCTGCGCAGTTTTTCCATCCAGGGCTCATGGAACGACCGTACGATGACGGGGCCGGGGTTGGCGCATGCGCTCGCGCCGCTGCTTGCGCGGATCCACGCGGACGATCCCGCCGCGTTCCGGCAGGCCGTGCAGCGCCATTCACTGGCTTTCAACGCGCATCCGTACCTCGCCCCCGTCGCCATCGGCGCCCTCGCGCGCCTCGAATTCGACGGCGATGACGCCGACACCCTGTCGCGCTTCCGTTCCGCCCTCCGCGCGCCCCTCGGGGCGCTGGGCGACGGGGTCGCGTGGGCCGGCTGGCGGCCCTTCTGCACATCCGCCGCCGCCATCGGGTTCGTGCTTGGACTCGACGCCCTGTTCACCGCCGGGGCGTTCCTCGTCGTGTACAATGCCGGCCACCTCGCCCTCCGCATCTGGGGACTGCGCTGCGGCTGGCGATCGGGCCGGGCAGTGGCATCGGCGTTGAAGCGGGCCCCGCTGCGCCGGATGGAGAGGGCGCTCGTGCTCACGAACCAGGTGCTCATCGGAGCCCTGGCTACCCTGCTCATCGGCCAGCTGCCGGGAACCGGCCATGTTCCCTGGCGGGATGGCGGTGCAGTCATCGTGGCGCTGATGGGTTACCTTGTCCCTCGACACATCTCGGCGGTCGCCATGGCGAGCCTCCTTGCCGCGTGCGCGGTGTGGCTCCTGTGA
- a CDS encoding PTS sugar transporter subunit IIA, which yields MQLRELFVPSAIKLDLAAETKDEALKELVSCMGLDGKSEGILYKMLKRRENLGSTGIGRGIAIPHCRSLVVTRLRVAFGRKLSGLDFKAIDEKPVRYVFLIVAPPLEVSNQYLPVLGKIAQFGKEADVPELLAGISSPDQFVELLAAKDL from the coding sequence GTGCAGCTTCGAGAATTGTTCGTGCCGTCCGCCATCAAGCTCGACCTGGCGGCCGAGACGAAAGATGAGGCCCTGAAGGAACTTGTGTCGTGCATGGGCCTCGACGGAAAGTCCGAAGGAATCCTCTACAAGATGTTGAAGCGGCGGGAGAATCTCGGTTCTACCGGGATCGGCCGCGGCATCGCGATCCCCCACTGCCGTTCGCTCGTTGTGACCCGGTTGCGGGTCGCATTCGGCCGAAAGCTCTCGGGTCTCGATTTCAAGGCAATCGACGAAAAACCCGTGCGGTACGTCTTTCTCATCGTCGCCCCGCCGCTGGAGGTCTCGAATCAGTATCTCCCCGTGCTGGGCAAGATTGCGCAGTTCGGCAAGGAGGCCGACGTTCCGGAATTGCTTGCCGGAATCTCGAGCCCGGACCAGTTCGTCGAGCTGCTCGCCGCGAAGGATCTCTAG